From Pseudomonas arsenicoxydans:
AACCCGACCTGCACAAAGCCATGCGCCAATGCCTGGCCAACTTCGCGCTGTTCCTGCGCGACTTTCGCGGCACCCTGACCGTGCGCGGCAAACGCGCCATCATCAGCCTGGACACCCACGCGCAGAACGACGATGTCAGCCGTTTTGGCGAAGAAACCTTCCTGGTGTTGATGATCAGCCTGCTGTGCTGGCTCGGCGGACGACGCATCCCCATCGACCGTGCCGACTTTCGCCACGAGCGCGTGTCCCTCAGCGATGACCGCTTGCTCTGGGGCCCCAACCTGACCTTTGGTGCCGCGCGCACCGAAATCGAATTCGCCAGCCACTACCTGCGCCTGCCGGTGGTCCAGGACCTGGCCTCGCTGAAAGTGTTCTTGCGCACGGCACCGCAATGGCTGGTGATCCGTTTCCGTAACCAGCATGGCCTGGCCTCACAAGTCCATCAGCGCCTGCGCAACAGCCATTACAGCGATTGGCCGACCTTGCAGGCCTTCGCCCTGGAACAACACCTGAGCCCCAGCACCTTCCGCCGCAAACTGGAGCGCGAAGGCTGTTCGTATCAGGAGATCAAGGATGAAGTGCGCCGTGGAG
This genomic window contains:
- a CDS encoding AraC family transcriptional regulator, which encodes MREKDSVAAYFVQAMIHGQGDNPQRSRAALEEAGIDPALIEQPTARVPASAFAALWLIQIRDLNDEFFRLDSHGMPPGSFALICRALIQEPDLHKAMRQCLANFALFLRDFRGTLTVRGKRAIISLDTHAQNDDVSRFGEETFLVLMISLLCWLGGRRIPIDRADFRHERVSLSDDRLLWGPNLTFGAARTEIEFASHYLRLPVVQDLASLKVFLRTAPQWLVIRFRNQHGLASQVHQRLRNSHYSDWPTLQAFALEQHLSPSTFRRKLEREGCSYQEIKDEVRRGVAFEQLRESRASISDIAEQLGFQEPSAFHRAFKKWTGESPGRYRARYQGGVAG